The Aquiluna sp. KACHI24 genome contains a region encoding:
- a CDS encoding NYN domain-containing protein, producing the protein MKTKTVKSLAKGRAIHLIDIENLCMNSNPTEQQIAAARSAYVQKVQPGPNDLFHVTVSSKGNLVPVLFGWAGASHAFKEGHDGADILLAELMLEGNLGQRFEKVYVASGDGGLAPFVSHLIASGVEVEIVSAPQALATQYRFIGAPVSYIRPDLVLAA; encoded by the coding sequence ATGAAAACTAAAACCGTCAAATCATTAGCAAAGGGTCGCGCAATTCACTTGATCGACATCGAGAACCTTTGCATGAATTCGAATCCAACCGAGCAGCAAATTGCTGCTGCCAGGTCCGCATACGTTCAAAAGGTCCAGCCAGGCCCAAACGATCTGTTTCACGTCACCGTAAGTTCAAAGGGCAACCTGGTACCGGTCTTGTTTGGCTGGGCTGGTGCAAGTCACGCATTCAAAGAGGGGCACGATGGGGCGGACATTTTGCTTGCCGAGCTCATGCTCGAGGGAAACCTGGGTCAGCGCTTTGAGAAGGTTTACGTTGCATCCGGTGACGGCGGACTTGCTCCATTTGTGTCCCACCTGATTGCAAGTGGTGTGGAGGTTGAGATTGTCTCAGCACCTCAAGCCCTTGCAACCCAGTATCGATTTATCGGTGCACCCGTCAGCTACATCAGACCAGATCTGGTTCTCGCTGCCTAA
- a CDS encoding DUF3472 domain-containing protein — MFKKSTAVSIVLLLASLGGASAQAEDIKRVDPISIWADPDPRPGQTFNQYWAEKQFTVHYREAVIHESTNYTYFMITGGNVTSVEYYGGVQQIYDGRRVAIFSVWDVKSNCTGADCKPEDADHEYRVQLHQKGEYTVTERFGYELTGLKSMIYDANWKIGERIQWLVIQEPAGKSTVIAAAYKLSEGPWRFIASYLVPKRYPIALTGGYSFVEDYGPPQPMVTRSMTIGPTILEDARGSQVVVNNMIAFASQTTKNHRTEVRGTGTYIAIGASNDADAMPTKSVRPLKPTSIPDYSEGKKLLREIIKDVSTLEAENPVQPVTQSAVVTTSPKATPKKKTITCQKGKTIKKVTAVSPKCPSGYRLKK, encoded by the coding sequence ATGTTCAAGAAATCAACGGCTGTTTCAATCGTTCTGCTGCTCGCCTCACTCGGGGGCGCATCTGCTCAAGCGGAGGACATAAAGCGTGTTGACCCGATAAGCATTTGGGCAGATCCTGATCCAAGACCAGGTCAAACCTTCAATCAGTATTGGGCAGAAAAACAGTTCACGGTCCACTACCGCGAGGCGGTGATTCACGAATCAACGAATTACACCTATTTCATGATCACAGGCGGCAATGTCACAAGCGTCGAGTACTACGGCGGAGTTCAACAGATTTATGACGGCAGAAGAGTAGCCATTTTCTCTGTGTGGGATGTGAAGTCAAACTGCACTGGCGCTGATTGCAAGCCGGAGGATGCTGATCACGAGTATCGAGTTCAGCTTCATCAAAAAGGCGAGTACACGGTGACCGAAAGGTTTGGCTATGAGCTAACTGGCCTAAAGAGCATGATCTATGACGCAAACTGGAAAATCGGTGAGCGGATTCAATGGCTTGTCATCCAGGAGCCAGCGGGCAAAAGCACTGTGATTGCGGCTGCATACAAGCTTTCAGAAGGACCCTGGAGATTTATCGCGAGCTACTTGGTGCCTAAGCGGTATCCAATCGCTTTGACTGGCGGCTACAGCTTCGTCGAAGACTATGGACCACCCCAGCCGATGGTGACACGATCCATGACTATTGGACCAACGATTCTTGAGGATGCGCGAGGATCTCAAGTTGTCGTCAACAACATGATTGCATTTGCAAGCCAGACAACAAAGAATCACCGGACTGAAGTCAGGGGAACTGGTACATACATCGCCATTGGAGCAAGTAACGATGCCGACGCTATGCCCACAAAATCTGTTCGACCCCTAAAGCCAACTTCTATCCCCGACTACTCGGAGGGCAAGAAGTTGCTCAGGGAGATAATCAAAGACGTATCAACCTTGGAAGCAGAGAATCCGGTCCAGCCTGTGACTCAGAGCGCCGTCGTGACAACATCGCCAAAGGCGACTCCGAAGAAAAAGACAATCACTTGTCAAAAGGGAAAAACGATCAAGAAGGTCACGGCGGTTTCTCCTAAATGTCCCTCTGGATACAGGCTGAAGAAATAG
- a CDS encoding S1C family serine protease, which translates to MKSLSFFKFASAFVPIALLAGLAHAEESPNQQDLFEQPKDMESLVEEVRNATYQVFCGEYGGSGWGLKTEYGGKEVEYLVTNAHVIEDCVKTGGLIVEDRWGNALKAKLINYWHRDADWDNSAAEIDFALLEIEGRKLNTLSKLAMELPIGSWLMTSSYPAIDWDVGVYSVTTGVISAETYVSGYTTDAPINGGSSGGVVVNSRGEVLGTIYASNDPGEYLDTALFLDNRTLFEVIAKAQREGSK; encoded by the coding sequence TTGAAGTCGCTGTCGTTTTTCAAGTTTGCATCGGCCTTTGTCCCGATTGCTCTGCTTGCCGGTCTTGCCCATGCCGAGGAGTCTCCGAATCAGCAGGATCTGTTTGAGCAACCCAAGGACATGGAGTCATTGGTGGAAGAGGTTCGGAACGCCACCTACCAAGTTTTTTGTGGCGAGTATGGAGGCTCCGGTTGGGGACTTAAAACTGAATACGGCGGCAAGGAAGTTGAATACCTCGTCACCAACGCACATGTGATTGAGGACTGCGTAAAGACTGGGGGCCTGATAGTTGAAGACAGATGGGGCAACGCCCTGAAGGCGAAGCTCATCAACTACTGGCACAGAGATGCGGACTGGGATAACTCAGCAGCTGAGATTGATTTTGCCTTGCTAGAGATCGAAGGGCGAAAGCTAAACACCTTGAGCAAGCTTGCCATGGAGCTACCGATAGGCAGCTGGCTGATGACCTCCTCCTATCCAGCAATTGACTGGGACGTAGGGGTTTACTCGGTCACTACCGGCGTAATCAGTGCCGAAACCTACGTCAGTGGCTACACAACAGATGCACCAATTAACGGAGGGAGCTCCGGCGGTGTTGTCGTGAACTCGCGGGGTGAAGTCCTTGGCACCATCTATGCCAGCAATGACCCTGGCGAGTATCTGGACACCGCTCTGTTTCTGGATAACCGAACTCTTTTTGAAGTGATTGCCAAGGCCCAGCGGGAGGGATCCAAGTGA
- a CDS encoding type II toxin-antitoxin system RelE/ParE family toxin, which yields MTSINFSNDVLKFMRSLETKPARQVYEKTISLIVDPRPAASTELKGFKGYLRLRVGDFRVVYRIVADSIEVVLVDSRSDDEVYRHLERMRLA from the coding sequence GTGACCTCGATCAACTTCTCGAACGATGTTCTGAAATTCATGCGCTCTCTAGAGACCAAACCTGCCCGGCAGGTATACGAGAAGACAATCTCCTTAATCGTGGATCCTCGACCTGCTGCATCGACAGAGCTTAAGGGCTTCAAAGGGTACCTGAGACTCCGCGTGGGGGACTTTCGAGTGGTGTACAGAATTGTCGCCGACTCAATTGAGGTAGTCCTTGTGGATAGCCGATCAGATGATGAGGTCTATCGGCACCTCGAGAGAATGCGGCTCGCTTGA